A genomic window from Zalophus californianus isolate mZalCal1 chromosome 13, mZalCal1.pri.v2, whole genome shotgun sequence includes:
- the AK1 gene encoding adenylate kinase isoenzyme 1 isoform X2 → MEEKLKKAKIIFVVGGPGSGKGTQCEKIVQKYGYTHLSTGDLLRAEVSSGSARGKMLSEIMEKGQLVPLETVLDMLRDAMVAKVDTSKGFLIDGYPREVQQGEEFERRIGQPTLLLYVDAGPETMTQRLLKRGETSGRVDDNEETIKKRLETYYKATEPVITFYEKRGIVRKVNAEGSVDSVFSQVCTHLDALK, encoded by the exons ATGGAAG AGAAGCTGAAGAAAGCCAAGATCATCTTTGTGGTGG GAGGGCCCGGCTCAGGGAAGGGCACCCAGTGTGAGAAGATTGTCCAGAAGTACGGCTACACCCACCTCTCCACCGGGGACCTCCTGCGGGCCGAGGTCAGCTCGGGCTCGGCCAGGGGCAAGATGCTGTCGGAAATCATGGAGAAGGGGCAGCTGGTGCCACTG GAGACAGTGTTGGACATGCTCCGAGATGCCATGGTGGCCAAGGTAGATACTTCCAAAGGCTTCCTGATTGATGGCTACCCTCGGGAGGTACAGCAGGGAGAGGAGTTTGAGCGGAGG ATCGGACAGCCCACACTGCTGCTGTATGTGGACGCAGGCCCGGAGACCATGACCCAGCGGCTCCTGAAGCGCGGGGAGACCAGCGGGCGAGTGGATGACAATGAGGAGACCATCAAGAAGCGGTTGGAGACCTATTACAAAGCCACGGAACCTGTCATCACCTTTTATGAGAAACGGGGCATCGTACGCAAG GTCAATGCCGAAGGCTCGGTGGACAGTGTCTTCTCCCAAGTCTGCACCCACCTGGATGCCCTCAAGTAG
- the AK1 gene encoding adenylate kinase isoenzyme 1 isoform X1, protein MGVCCSGSRRTAEDSKAREKLKKAKIIFVVGGPGSGKGTQCEKIVQKYGYTHLSTGDLLRAEVSSGSARGKMLSEIMEKGQLVPLETVLDMLRDAMVAKVDTSKGFLIDGYPREVQQGEEFERRIGQPTLLLYVDAGPETMTQRLLKRGETSGRVDDNEETIKKRLETYYKATEPVITFYEKRGIVRKVNAEGSVDSVFSQVCTHLDALK, encoded by the exons ATGGGGGTCTGCTGCTCAGGAAGCCGCCGCACCGCGGAAGACTCTAAGGCCAGAG AGAAGCTGAAGAAAGCCAAGATCATCTTTGTGGTGG GAGGGCCCGGCTCAGGGAAGGGCACCCAGTGTGAGAAGATTGTCCAGAAGTACGGCTACACCCACCTCTCCACCGGGGACCTCCTGCGGGCCGAGGTCAGCTCGGGCTCGGCCAGGGGCAAGATGCTGTCGGAAATCATGGAGAAGGGGCAGCTGGTGCCACTG GAGACAGTGTTGGACATGCTCCGAGATGCCATGGTGGCCAAGGTAGATACTTCCAAAGGCTTCCTGATTGATGGCTACCCTCGGGAGGTACAGCAGGGAGAGGAGTTTGAGCGGAGG ATCGGACAGCCCACACTGCTGCTGTATGTGGACGCAGGCCCGGAGACCATGACCCAGCGGCTCCTGAAGCGCGGGGAGACCAGCGGGCGAGTGGATGACAATGAGGAGACCATCAAGAAGCGGTTGGAGACCTATTACAAAGCCACGGAACCTGTCATCACCTTTTATGAGAAACGGGGCATCGTACGCAAG GTCAATGCCGAAGGCTCGGTGGACAGTGTCTTCTCCCAAGTCTGCACCCACCTGGATGCCCTCAAGTAG
- the AK1 gene encoding adenylate kinase isoenzyme 1 isoform X3, which produces MGVCCSGSRRTAEDSKAREKLKKAKIIFVVGGPGSGKGTQCEKIVQKYGYTHLSTGDLLRAEVSSGSARGKMLSEIMEKGQLVPLETVLDMLRDAMVAKIGQPTLLLYVDAGPETMTQRLLKRGETSGRVDDNEETIKKRLETYYKATEPVITFYEKRGIVRKVNAEGSVDSVFSQVCTHLDALK; this is translated from the exons ATGGGGGTCTGCTGCTCAGGAAGCCGCCGCACCGCGGAAGACTCTAAGGCCAGAG AGAAGCTGAAGAAAGCCAAGATCATCTTTGTGGTGG GAGGGCCCGGCTCAGGGAAGGGCACCCAGTGTGAGAAGATTGTCCAGAAGTACGGCTACACCCACCTCTCCACCGGGGACCTCCTGCGGGCCGAGGTCAGCTCGGGCTCGGCCAGGGGCAAGATGCTGTCGGAAATCATGGAGAAGGGGCAGCTGGTGCCACTG GAGACAGTGTTGGACATGCTCCGAGATGCCATGGTGGCCAAG ATCGGACAGCCCACACTGCTGCTGTATGTGGACGCAGGCCCGGAGACCATGACCCAGCGGCTCCTGAAGCGCGGGGAGACCAGCGGGCGAGTGGATGACAATGAGGAGACCATCAAGAAGCGGTTGGAGACCTATTACAAAGCCACGGAACCTGTCATCACCTTTTATGAGAAACGGGGCATCGTACGCAAG GTCAATGCCGAAGGCTCGGTGGACAGTGTCTTCTCCCAAGTCTGCACCCACCTGGATGCCCTCAAGTAG